The following are from one region of the Poecilia reticulata strain Guanapo linkage group LG7, Guppy_female_1.0+MT, whole genome shotgun sequence genome:
- the LOC103466912 gene encoding protein FAM110B: MPVETLRPSDGRLAGVAFTSGRPFRILNKGPNYFRPPAESGIRKLSAVERLEADKAKYVKSQQVALTRQAPIQAPLIRKPLVPPVMMPQGNVGAPTTRKVPRCPADVENRGGSEVLGERRPFNLDILNNLINDVCDGAQSSSSTSPSSSSPSSGVKSICSSLSAEQDKSNRLNNLKPLNHGTNNSSSTSSCTSSLLSNNRCTPAAELSRRPPPVPARVVRGVQNPYNAPNSVTVRRVDVRPHAEVKKPPRVALHPHLRPRQIPQGQVAHSQLPPPPLPPQSQNQLPAKVNTSSQTLPSPPAYPPPSPMLIRAGVIPPASPAFTRISNASSKGSSRKHPSLHRSKSDLSDRYSRATADLERFFNYCGLDPEEVEGLGGVERFTRANSDIVSVSKLRSVSTPSSECGDDVERMRGYGGGDEEEDDEDGPLRTNDRVPYGISVIERNARVIKWLYGIRQAREANSGVSNV, encoded by the coding sequence ATGCCGGTGGAGACGCTGAGGCCCTCAGATGGCCGTCTGGCGGGCGTTGCCTTCACCTCAGGAAGACCCTTCAGAATACTCAACAAAGGTCCCAACTACTTTCGCCCCCCTGCCGAGTCAGGAATCCGCAAGCTGAGCGCAGTGGAGCGCCTGGAGGCCGACAAGGCCAAGTATGTGAAGAGCCAGCAGGTGGCCTTGACTCGGCAGGCGCCCATCCAGGCACCGCTCATCCGGAAGCCCCTTGTCCCCCCGGTGATGATGCCCCAGGGCAATGTGGGTGCCCCGACCACCCGGAAGGTTCCCCGCTGCCCAGCTGATGTGGAGAACCGGGGAGGCAGCGAGGTGCTGGGGGAAAGGAGACCCTTCAACCTGGATATCCTGAATAATCTAATCAATGATGTATGTGACGGAGCACAGTCGTCTTCGTCCACCTCCCCCTCCTCATCGTCTCCATCGTCAGGGGTAAAGAGCATCTGCAGCAGCCTGTCTGCAGAGCAGGACAAGAGCAACAGACTCAACAACCTCAAGCCCCTGAACCACGGTACCAATAACTCCTCGTCCACCTCCTCCTGCACGTCTTCCCTGCTTAGCAATAACCGTTGCACCCCTGCAGCAGAACTGTCCCGTCGTCCACCCCCTGTCCCAGCACGGGTTGTACGCGGTGTTCAGAACCCCTACAATGCCCCTAACTCAGTGACTGTCCGCAGAGTGGACGTTCGGCCTCATGCTGAGGTGAAGAAACCACCGAGAGTTGCACTGCATCCCCACCTGAGGCCCCGACAGATCCCCCAGGGTCAGGTTGCACACTCCCAGCTCCCCCCTCCGCCACTGCCACCTCAATCACAGAATCAGCTCCCAGCCAAGGTCAACACCTCATCCCAAACTTTGCCATCACCTCCGGCCTACCCACCCCCCAGCCCGATGTTGATCCGAGCGGGTGTCATCCCGCCGGCCTCCCCAGCCTTCACGCGCATCTCCAATGCCAGTTCCAAAGGCTCCTCCCGCAAGCACCCATCCCTGCACCGCTCCAAGTCGGACCTGAGCGACCGCTACTCGCGCGCCACTGCTGACCTGGAACGCTTCTTCAACTACTGCGGGCTGGACccggaggaggtggagggacTGGGCGGCGTGGAGCGCTTCACCCGGGCCAACTCAGACATTGTGTCCGTCTCCAAGCTCCGCAGCGTCAGCACGCCCAGCTCAGAGTGCGGGGACGATGTGGAGCGGATGAGGGGGTACGGAGGCggtgatgaggaggaggatgacgaGGACGGGCCCCTGAGGACGAACGACAGAGTCCCCTACGGGATCTCGGTCATCGAGAGGAACGCACGAGTCATCAAGTGGCTGTACGGCATCCGGCAGGCGAGAGAGGCGAACAGTGGCGTCTCGAACGTCTAG